CCCGGGAGGTGAACGAACGTTATCTACAGATCTACAGCATCCCGCAAGCAGTCGTTTCGCGGTGGACGGCGAGGGGGAAATCACACATGGGACATATTCGCTACGCGCCGTACCCGCCGGAGGACCTCGGGCCGCGGTCGGGACGCCGCGAGGGAGCCGCTGTTCGGTGGCCGTGATCACCGTGCCGCCAGCCGCGCGGCCCGGCGGTCGGCGCCGTGGGCAGCCCCATGAGGGCACACGGGGGACGGAGCCGCGATCCCGTGCGCCAGTCGGGAGGTCGGGCCATGGGGTTCCTGCCGCTCTTGCCGATGAGGATGTCGGTCACCCTGCTGCGCGCCACGGCCCTGGAGCTGGCCATCCTCACCGCGCGCGTGATCGTTTACCCCTCGGGCCTGTTTCCGGAGCGTCGCTCCCCCGGACCCGCCGCGGGACCACCGCACCCCGACGGACCATCGCACCTCGGCACAACCCCGCACCCCGATGGGCCAACGCTCCCCGACTCCCCTGACGCCGGGACACCCGACGACCCATCGGACCTCCCGGGCTCCCCCGCACTTCCGGCGCTCCCCGCGCAGTCGTCCCCGTATCCGCCGGCCGTGCTGCTCCACGGCTTCGTGGACAACCGGTCCGTGTTCGTCCTGCTGCGGCGGTGCCTGGTACGCCAGGGCGGGCGCCATGTGGAGTCGCTCAACTACTCACCGCTGACATGCGACATCCGGACCGCCGCCGAGCTGCTGGGCCGCCATGTCGAGGAGATCTGCGCACGCACCGGCCGGCAACGGGTCGACATCGTCGGCCACAGCCTCGGCGGCCTCATCGCGCGGTACTACGTCCAGCGGCTCGGCGGCGACCGGCGGGTCCGGACGCTCGTCACCCTCGGCACGCCCCACGCGGGCACGCGCGTCGCCCCGCTCGCCAGCGCGCACCCCATCGTGCGCCAGATGCGCCCGGACTCCGCCGTGATCGAGGAACTGCAGGCGCCCGCGCCTGGCTGCCGGACCAGGTTCGTCAGCTTCTGGAGTGATCTGGACCAGATCATGGTGCCGCTGGAGACCGCACGGCTGGAGCATCCGGACCTGATCGTGCGGAATGTCCACGTGAGCGGCATCGGTCATCTGGCGCTCCCGGTCCATCCGGCGGTCGCGGCGGGCATCCGCGAGGCACTCGATGCGCCCGAAACGGAATCCGAGTCGCCCGGCGCCGTTTCCGTGGCGTGAAGTCGAACAACGATCGAACGTAAGGCCAAAGCTCTGCCCGCACTCCGCCGAAACACGGCCGAATGCCCGTTTCCCGCTTCCCCAAAACCTTCCGAAGATTGTCGACGTCGCATACCGCCGGGTACAGTCGCGCCACTGCGTTGCCTCTGGGACCCCCTTCCGTTCGGGGCGGCCCCCAGACCCTGGTCCTGCTGCCGAGGCGAGAGAGAAGTTGGTGAACGACCAGCACCCCCACGCCGGGTACGACGCGTACGCCACCGGCAGCTTCGACACCGACCCGCTCTTCGGCGCCATGCCGGGCGGTTACGAGGACGGTCACCTCACCCACGGCGGTCAGTACGACAGCGGTCAGTACGACGCGACGCAGTGGTCCTCCGGCTCCCCCGCGGGCCACGAGGTCTACGGCGACCCCCAGCATGCGTACGGGCAGCAGTACGACGCAACGCATTTCGACGGCGCGCAGTACGACGCCACCGGCCAGTGGGACGCCAACGCCTGGAACGAGGCGGGGCAGTTCACGGCGACGCAGTTCGAGAGCGCGACGCAGACCTACGACACGGGCGGCCAGTGGGCCACGGCCGGCTACGGCGCGGCGACGTCGTACGAGACCGGCGCCTACGATGCCACCGCGTGGAACTCGGCCGGCGCTGACGCCACCGCCGTTCACCCGCAGTACGGCGACCACACCGGGCAGCTGTCCGGAACCGGGCACTCCGAGTACCCGGCATACGGGGAGCAGCACGACCCAGCCGGGACCTTCGCCCACGAACAGCTCACCCCCGCAGCAGAGTTCGGCACCTCTCACGAGACGCAGCCCGGCACCGCGTCCGGCTACGAAACCGAAACCGGGCACGATACCGAGCCCGGCTTCGGCGGCGAGGCCGCGACCGACTCCGCGGCGGAGCACTCCGACCACTCCGATCACTCGGAACATTCTGGATACGAGCCGGAGCGGCCGACCGCATCGGACGCGTACGACGGGGAGCCGGAGTCCGGCCACGGCCACGGCCACGGCCACGAAGCCGAACTGATCGCCGACGCGGCCACCGTCGCGGCACCCGCCGTCACCCTCCCCTCCGCCGCCTCGGCCCGCCCGGTGCGCAGGGCCGGCGGCGCCCGCGGCCGCCGCCGCACCCCCGCCAAGCGTTCAGCACTCCTCACCGTGGCCGTTCCTTCCGTCTGCGTGATGGGGGTCGCCGGTGTCGCGGCGGCCTCGGTCGGCGGACTCACCGACGGCGAGCAGCAGAAGGACGACAACACCGCGGTCACGGCCGCCGATCCGTCGTCCGTGAAGCCGGTCGCCGCGAACAACGCCCTCGACACCCAGCTCGCCGCGCTCAACGCCGACGTCCGCGACTTCGGCGACCGCGCGAGCCGGACCCAGGAACGCATCGACCTCAAGGCGCGGCAGGAGGCGGAACGCAAGAAGCGCGAGGAGGAAGCCGCCCTCCGCGAGCGGCTGCGCCCCAAGTTCGCCCTCCCCGTCGCCCAGCACGGCCTCAGCGCCTACTACGGCCAGGCCGGTGTCAACTGGATGTCCATGCACACCGGAATCGACTTCCCCGTCTCGTACGGGACGCCGGTGATGGCCGCGACCGACGGCACCGTGCGGACGCAGTGGAACAGCGCGTACGGAAACATGGCCATCGTCACCGCCGCCGACGGCACGGAGACCTGGTACTGCCATCTGAGCAGCACCAAGATCCGCTCCGGCAAGGTCAAGGCCGGTGAAGTCATCGCCTATTCGGGTAACTCGGGCAACTCGACCGGTCCGCATCTGCACTTCGAGGTACGGCCCGGCGGAGGGTCCGCGATCGACCCGCTGTCGTGGCTGCGCAGCCACGGCCTCAGCCCGACCTGATCCGGCGGACGCCCGTGCGTACGACCCGGCCCGAACCACCCGGCCCGTGGTGCGCTTTCTGCGACCGCACCTGAGTCCTCGGCCCGCGCCCGCACCGGCACACCGCCGGCCCCGCGCGAGCCGTCGGCCACGCCCGCAGACCTCAGGGCCTGCCGAGCCCGCCGGTTCACTCCGTGCCCCGGGCCGCCCGCACCCGTCGGGTCGCCCCGACGCCGCCCATCCCACCTGCGCACGTTGCGGTGGGCCACGGTGCACCGGCCCCCTCAGGCGCTCCGCAGGCGAACGCCGCAGAGCCCCACGACACCCCGCGGCACCCCGCGGCACCCCGTGCTCTCCGCGGATCCTCCGGATTCCGACCGGTTCTCAGCCCGTCAGAGCTTCTCCACCGGCGCGTACCGCAGCAGCAGCCGCTTCGGCTTGGTGTCGCCGAAGTCGATCGTCGCCTGGGCGTCAGCGCCCGAGCCCGTCACCGCCATCACGGTCCCCAGTCCGAACTGGTCGTGGGTGACGCGGTCCCCGACGGCCAGGGCGATCACGGGCTTGTCCGTCGTCCGCCGCGTGGCGAAGCCCGAGGGGCCGGAGCGGGACCGGGACGACGAGAGCGCCGAGGCGATGCCGGACGTCGGCCCCGCAGGCGCCGCCATCGGGCCCGTCCGCTTCCACTGCAGATGCGCGTCCGGGATCTCCTCGAGGAAGCGCGAGGGCGGGTTGTAGGCGGGCTGGCCCCAGGCGCTGCGCATCGAGGAACGCGTCAGGTAGAGGCGCTCACGGGCACGGGTGATCCCCACATACGCCAGACGGCGTTCCTCCTCCAGCTCCTTGGTCTGGCCGAGTGCCCGCATGTGCGGGAAGACGCCGTCCTCCATGCCGGTGAGGAACACGACGGGGAACTCCAGGCCCTTCGCCGTGTGCAGCGTCATCAGCGTGATGACGCCGCTGCCCTCCTCGTCCTCGTCGGGGATCTGGTCGGAGTCGGCGACGAGCGCGACCTGCTCCAGGAACTCGGCGAGCGTACCCGCCCCCTCCTCGGCGCCGCGCTCCTGCTCGAACTCCAGGGCCACCGCCGCGAGTTCCTGGAGGTTCTCGATACGGGTCTCGTCCTGGGGGTCGGTGGAGGCCTGCAGCTCGGCGAGATAGCCGGTCCGCTCCAGCACGGCCTCCAGCACCACCGCGGGGCCCGCGCCCGAGTCGACGATCGTGCGCAGCTCCTCCATGAGCGTGTTGAAGCGCTTCACGGCGTTGGCGGAGCGGGCTGCCATGCCGTACGCCTCGTCGACGCGGCGCAGCGCCTGCGGGAACGTGATCCTCTCCCGCAGGGCGAGCGCGTCGATCATCGCCTCGGCGCGCTCGCCGATGCCGCGCTTCGGGACGTTCAGGATCCGCCGCAGTGGCACGTTGTCCTCGGGGTTGGCGAGGACGCGGAGGTATGCCAGGACGTCCCGGACCTCCTTGCGCTCGTAGAAACGCACACCGCCGACGACCTTGTACGGCAGGCCGACGCGGATGAAGATCTCCTCGAAGACACGGGACTGGGCGTTGGTCCGGTAGAAGACCGCCACGTCGCCGGCCTTGGCTCCGCCCGCGTCCGTCAGCCGGTCGATCTCGTCGGCGACGAACTGGGCCTCGTCGTGCTCGGTGTCCGCGACGTAGCCGGTGATCTGCGCTCCGGCGCCCGCGTTCGTCCACAGGTTCTTGGGACGGCGGCTCTCGTTGCGCTCGATCACGGCGTTGGCCGCGGAGAGGATCGTCTGGGACGAGCGGTAGTTCTGCTCGAGCAGGATCGTGGTCGCGTCCGGGTAGTCCTCCTCGAACTGGAGGATGTTGCGGATCGTGGCACCGCGGAACGCGTAGATCGACTGGTCGGCGTCGCCCACCACGCACAGTTCGGCGGGGCCGAGGTCGTCGTGGCCCGTGCCGACCAGTTCGCGCACGAGTGTGTACTGGGCGTGGTTGGTGTCCTGGTACTCGTCGACCAGGACGTGGCGGAACCGGCGCCGGTAGTGCTCGGCGACGTCCGGGAACGCCTGGAGCAGATGGACCGTCGTCATGATGATGTCGTCGAAGTCCAGCGCGTTGGCCTCGCGCAGGCGGGCCTGGTACATCCGGTACGCCTCGGCCAGCGTCTTCTCGAAGCCTCCGGCCTGGGCGTCACCCCCGCCTGCCTGGTCGGCGAAGGCCTCCTCGTCGATCAGCTCGTTCTTCAGGTTCGAGATCTTGGCGCTGAACGACTTCGGCGGGTACCGCTTCGGGTCGAGGTCCAGATCGCGGCAGACCAGTGCCATCAGCCGCTTGGAGTCGGCGGCGTCGTAGATCGAGAAGGACGACGTGAAGCCGAGCCTCTTGCTCTCGCGGCGCAGTATGCGGACACACGCGCTGTGGAAGGTGGAGACCCACATGGCGCGGGCGCGCGGGCCGACGAGCTGCTCGACGCGCTCCTTCATCTCGCCCGCGGCCTTGTTGGTGAACGTGATGGCCAGTATCTGGCCGGGGTGGACGTCGCGGGTCGCCAGCAGATGGGCGATCCGGTGGGTCAGCACCCGGGTCTTGCCGGAGCCGGCGCCGGCGACGATGAGCAGCGGCGATCCCGTGTGGACGACGGCGGCGCGCTGCTGTTCGTTCAGCCCGTCGAGCAGGGCCGCCGGGTCGATGACGGGCCGCGGGGCACCGTTGCGGTAGTGGACGTCCCCGGACGGGGGCAGGTCGAACCTGCCCTCGAAGAGGTCGTGCGGGACCTCGTCCGCGGGCGGGTGCTCGTCGTCCTCCGGTGGCGGGGGCTCCTCCGGGGCCGCGGTGCGCTGGAGGTCCGCCAGGAAACTGTCGTCAAAGAGGCTGCTCATCGCTCTCCGAGTCTAGGCGGCCCCGCCGACAGCCCGTTGCCGCCTTCGCGGGAATCACCATCGGACACCTCCAGTCATGACACGGACACATAGCGCCAAGGTAACGGAAATGTATCGGGCATATCGACCACTCTCCTTCACAGCAGCACCACACTTTGGCTAGCGTGCTCGCCCAGGCAGCCCGTACCCCCTTCGGCGAACCACGCCGGCCGGGCAGCCGCGCCGAATCCGTGCCCCTCGCAGAGGAGTTCGGAACCGGGGACCCACTCAAGCACAACCGGGGTGAATCGGGCCTGGTTTCACCTGGCCCGTAGGGCAACCTTCCGTTCCGTCCGAACCCGACAGCTAACCCGGTAGGCGTTCCACGGAAGGAGATGCCGGCCTTGGCGTCGCACCGCAAGCCGCGCAGCCGCACACGTACGAACACACCTGCCGTCGGGATCACGACGGCCGCCATAGCGGGGGTCTCGCTCCTCTCGGCACAGAATGCGACAGCCGACCCGAAGCCCAGCATCGAGGAAGTCCAGAAGAAGGTCGACGACCTCTACCGCCAGGCTGGTTCATCGACCCAGGAGTACAACAAGGCGAAGGAGTCCACCGAGCAGCAGCGCCGCAAGGTGGACCGTGCCCTCGACGAGGCCGCCGAGCGCACGGAGGCCCTCAACGAGTCCCGGCGTGCCCTCGGTTCGTACGCGGCCGCCCAGTACCGCACCGGCGCCGTCACCCCGACCGCCGCACTGCTCTTCGCCGACAACCCTCAGTCCTACGCCGACCAGACACAACTGATGGACCGGCTGACCGAGCAGCAGCGCGGAGCCGTCGCCGACCACGAGACCCAGCGGGCCGAGGCTGCGAAGCAACGCGCCCAGGCCACCAGGAGCCTGGAGACGCTCACGGACTCTCAGGATTCGCTGCGCGCCAGGAAGCAGGCCGTCCAGAAGAAGCTCGCCGAGGCGCGGGAGCTGCTGTCGCAGCTGACCGCCGAGGAGCGCGCGCGGCTCGCCGAACTCGAGCGCAAGAAGGAGGAGGAAGCCCGCCGGAAGGCCGAGGCGAGGGCCAAGGCCGAGGCGGAGGCCGAGGCCGAGGCCGAGCGGCAGCTCCAGGAGCGTGAGCAGCGGGAGCGGGAACAGGCGGGCACGGACACCGGCACCGGCACCGGCACCGGGGCGGCTTCCGGAACAACCGGCGGCACGTACGCGGCCAAGGCCGAGAAGGTGCTCTCCTTCGCGCGGGCTCAGATCGGCAAGCCGTACGTCTGGGGCGCGACGGGCCCTAGCTCGTACGACTGCTCCGGGCTCACCCAGGCCGCCTGGCGCGCGGCGGGCGTCGACCTGCCCCGGACCACCTGGGACCAGGTGAAGGCCGGACAGAGTGTGGCGACGGCCGACCTGCTCCCGGGTGACCTGGTCTTCTTCTACGACGACATCAGCCACGTCGGGATCTACATCGGCGACGGCAAGATGATCCACGCCCCCAAGCCGGGCGCGAACGTCCGCGAGGAGTCGATCTACTACATGCCGATCCACAGCAGCATCCGGCCCGCGTAGCGTTCACGCGGGCCGGAGGCCCGTGACCGCCGCACTCGCGGAGTCACGGACTCGCGCCGCAACGCCCTTCGGAAGAGGGGGTTGCGGCGCGAGCCGTATACGGGAGGGGCCGGCGGTGCGGCGGGAACCGGGCCCGGGGCCCGCTCCGCCGCGGAGGCTCCCGGGCGGCTCAGGGCCGCGCGGCCGTGATGCCGCCGCCGCGGGCGGACGCCCGGGGGCTTCGGACCACTCAGGTCCAGAGGGTCGCGATGAGGACGTTCGCCAGGGTCAGGCCGCCGACCGCCCCGAACACCCCCTTGTCCACGGTCTCCTCGTCCCGCTTGACGTAGACCAGTGCAATGATCACCACGAGCACGGCGAGCTTGATGCCGATCTTGAGGTTGTTCACGGGCTGGTCGTCCGCCTGGTTCAGTCCGACCAGCGCCACGCCCGTCACCAGCATGGTCAGCGCGCCGTGCAACATCCCGGGGGTGAAGCGCGCGGTCCCCGCCCCCATCGCCTTCATCTGGGTGAGGAAGCCGCCGAGCAGCGCCGCGATACCGATGATGTGCAGGGCGACGAAGACATTGATGAGTACGTCCATGGCACCGGAGCCTAGCCGGACGGTCCCAAAGCGAACCCGGACGGTCCTTCTCATGCCAATTCCGTTCATGGCGCCACTTCTTCGTGACCGACAGCTCTAGCGTCCTCACCCAGGTGGCCGGCTCCACCACCGTCCGTACCCGGACGGCTGCCGACCGCCCCCGCCGGAAGAGCCGGTGGCGGGCCGCTCCCCCTGTGCGGTCCGCCGCCGGTACCCGTACCGGCGGGCCCCTACGGAAGGACGGGCCCTCGTGGCAGCGCACCGCAAGCCCAGGCAGCGCACGCTTCCCGGCACCGCCGCACGCCTCTCCGCCACTCTCGCGCTCGCCGGTGCGGCCACCGCCACCGCCTTCGAGGGCGCCGGGCACGCCGAGCCGTTGCCCGGTCCGGACGAGGTCCGGGCCGGGGCGGACCGGCTCTACCAGGAGGCGGAGGCCGAGACCGAGAAGTACAACGGGGCGAAGGAGAAGGCCGATACGGCACGGAGGGAGGCCGGGGAACTCCGCGACGAGGCCGCCCGGCGCACGCAGCGCCTGAACGCCTCCCGCGACGCGCTGGGTTCCTTCGCGACGGCGCAGTACCGGGCGGGCGGCCTCGATCCCGCCCTGCGGCTCGTCCTCCACTCCGACCCGGCGCGATACCTCGCGGGCGCCGAGCTGACCGAGCGGGTCGGTGACCGCCAGGCCGCGGCCCTCGCCGCGGTGCGGCGGCAGATGAGGGAGCTCGAGCAGGTGCGCGCCGAGGCCGGTGAGCGGCTCGCCGAGCTCGAGGAGCAGCGGGCGCACGTGGCCCACCACCGCGCGGAGGTACGGAAGAAGCTGGCCGCGGCCGAGGCCCTGCTGGCACGCCTCACCCCCGAGCAGCGCGCCGCCTACGCCGGCCGGGACGGCGCCGCCACGGGCCGTGCGGACCGCGACACGGTCCGCACCGCTCCCGCCGCCGACGCGCCCAACCCCCGTGCCGCACAAGCCGTCGCCTATGCCTACGGGGCACTCGGCAAGCCCTACGTCTGGGGCGCGACGGGGCCGTCCGCCTTCGACTGCTCGGGGCTGACCCAGGCCGCCTGGCGCTCCGCCGGGGTCGCGCTGCCGCGTACCACGTACACCCAGATCAACGCGGGACAGCGGGTGCCGCGGTCCCGACTCGCGCCGGGAGACCTGGTGTTCTTCTACTCCGGCGTCTCGCACGTGGGGCTGTACATCGGCGGTGGCCGGATGATCCACGCCCCTCGCCCGGGAGCCCCCGTACGGATCGCGCCGATCGACCAGATGCCCTACGCGGGAGCGACGCGGATCGCCTGAGGGCTGTCCCGCAATCCCCGGCCAGCCCCCGACTCGCCCCGGTGTACGGCACGGCCGTGCGCGGCAGCTCGGTCGACCGGGAGCGCTGCGTGGGGACTTCGAGTACGGGTGGGAACGGCAGGACCAACCGCCCGACTACCCAGCGGTAACCTCAAATTTCACACAGCTTCTCGACGTCGCTGGACGCGGCAGAAGTGCCCCACCTACGCTTCTTGGTGTCCCAACGGGCTTTCCATATACCCGAGTTGAGATGTCCCTGGGGTCGGCCAGTCGTGAACATGCATATGCCTTGACCCTCGCGCACAGCAGACATCGTCGGGACTGAGAAACACCCCACAAGTGCCGTGCCTGCGACACGCGCACGCGCGGCTGCAAGGTGAGACGAAAGGAGACTCTCGTGCCGATCGTGGTCCAAGGAGTCGAACTGCAAGGCGGCAACATCAGCACGGCATCCCAGAATGTGTACGACGCCGTGATTGGCATGGAGGCGGAGAAAGGGTGGGACAAGAAGGAGGCTGTCAGCAAAGCTCAACTAGCGAAAGGAAAGGTGGGGAAGTTCTTCGGGCAGCACGGGCAGAAAGACTTAGAGTTCACCTCGTGGAAAACGTTCGCCGAAAGACTCTTGCAGGAGCTGCAAGTCGGCGCGAACGTCAAGGCCGGTGGCAGTGACATGGAGGATGCCGCCGCCGCCGCGATCAACGGACATCGAGCCGACTCCGGGTCGATGCCGGACTGGGTCGGGAAGAAGTTCAGCAAGACCTTCGCAGACCGCGATCCCGACATATACGCCAAGACCAGCGGCGGGGAGAAGGACGAATCAGCCACAGTCAAGGCCGACGTGTTGTCCGACAACGGCCTCGGAGTGGTTGGACCTCCAAGCAAGTTCGACAAAAAAGCGCACACCATCGGCATCTTCAAGCTGCTCGGCGTTGTAGCGAAGTCCCACGGAAAGACAGGTCACTCCTTCATCTACCGGGGAGCGAAGTACACCGAGTCCGACATCGAAAAGGTCGTGGCGCTGACAGGGTGGGCCTGTGATGCCGGCCTTACGGCGTGGGTCGAGGACGACAGCGGCAAATTCGTTGTGGCGGACAAAGACGAGAAACTGTTGAGGCAGCAACTGCAATAAGGGGTGCCGCATCGGCCGACCCTCGACTCCAGCGACATCTTCACGTGATCGCTGTCGCTGGAGTTGAGGTGGGGGCGCCCAGAGGGAGGCGCGGGCACGCGTCCCGCCGCCCGTACGGCTCGCCGACCGGTCGTCTCGTCCGGCGGACCGCGACGATCCCGTCCCGGCCCGGCGGTCCTCGCCCGCCCGTCGTACCCGGCCGGGTCCTCACCTGCCGCGTGGCGCCCGCCGGGGCTCGCGGGATCAGACCAGCCGGCGTGCCGTCGCCCAGCGCGTCAGCTCGTGCCGGTTCGACAGCTGCAGCTTCCTCAGCACCGCCGAGACATGCGACTCCACCGTCTTCACCGAGATGAAGAGCTGCTTGGCGATCTCCTTGTACGCGTAGCCCCGGGCGATCAGCCGCAGCACCTCGCGCTCGCGCTGGGTGAGCCGGTCCAGGTCCTCATCCACGGGAGGCGCGTCCGTCGAGGCGAAGGCGTCGAGGACGAATCCGGCCAGCCGCGGCGAGAACACCGCGTCGCCCTCCTGGACCCGGAAGATCGAGTCGACCAGATCGGCACCGGTGATCGTCTTGGTCACATAGCCGCGTGCGCCGCCGCGGATCACGCCGATGACGTCCTCGGCGGCGTCCGACACGGACAGCGCCAGGAAGCGGACGGGGCGCTCGGCCGCCGCTGCCAGTCCCGCGCAGCGGCGCAGCACCTCCACGCCGCCGCCACCGGGCAGATGAACGTCGAGGAGCACCACCTCGGGACGGGTGGCAGTGATCACGGTGACGGCCTGGTCGACGTCGGCGGCCTCGCCGACGACCTCGACGCCCGTCTCCTCCGTCCTGCCGATCTCGGCCTGCACACCCGCGCGGAACATCCGGTGGTCGTCGACGAGCACGACCCGTACCCGGCGCTCCGTCCCCTCGGCTGCGTCGGTCTGCTCGGTCATCCGTCCGCCCTCTCCATCTCCAGCTCCACTTCGGTGCCTCCACCGGGCACCGACCGCAGGCGCGCCGTCCCTCCGTTGCGCTGCATACGGCCGACGATCGATTCTCGTACGCCCATGCGGTCCTCCGGTACCGCGTCGGGGTCGAACCCCGGCCCCCGGTCACGCACCGAGACGAACACCGTACGGCCCTCCACCTCCGCGTACACCTGTACGGGTCCGCCCTCGCCACCGTACTTCGCCGCGTTGACCATCGCTTCGCGCGCGGCCTGCATCTGCGCCGTCAGCTTCTCGTCGAGCGGGCAGTCACCGACGACGACGACCTCCAGCGGAACGCCGTGCTTGTCCTCGACCTCCGCCGCGGCGCGCTTCACCGCGTCCGCGAGCATGGTGGGCTCCTCGTCCTCCTCCTTGCCGGTGCCCTCCGGCCGGTACAGCCAGTTGCGCAGCTCGCGCTCCTGGGCGCGGGCGAGCCGGCGCACCTCCCCCGCGTCGTCCGCGTTCCGCTGGATCAGGGTGAGGGTGTGCAGCACGGAGTCGTGGACATGGGCGGCGACCTCGGCGCGCTCCTGGGCGCGGATGCGCATGAGGCGCTCCTCGGAGAGGTCCTGGGTCATCCGCACCAGCCACGGGCCGGCCAGCAGGGCCACACCGGCGATCACGGCCAGGGCGGCGGTCAGGACGTTGCCGAGCTGCGCGGCGGAGCCCCGGACGACCACGAAGACGGTGAGCCCCATGCCGACCAGCGCGACGCCCGCCAGGCCACGCGCGAGCTGCAGCAGTCCGCGGCGCCGGCCGTCGCCGGTCCACTGCGCCCGACGGGCGTTGTCCGCCTGCCGCCACACCAGCACGACACCGGCGCCCGTCAGCAGCACCGGCCAGACGTAGCGGTTCGCGGGGCCGCCGAGGTCGATGTTGGCGACGAACACGACCGCGCCGATCAGCAGGGCGACCAGCGCGAACAGCTGCCCCTTGTCGGGCTTGCGCAGCCGTCGCCTGCCGTCGGGTGCCGTCTCGAAGACGGGCTTGGGCTCGGCCGACC
The genomic region above belongs to Streptomyces marianii and contains:
- a CDS encoding ATP-binding protein — protein: MPVATARPPEAEEPAARRLYRSAEGRWLGGVARGLAGHLGLPVIWVRLVFLGLFMADGLGALLYAVFWIAVPLGVGGRSAEPKPVFETAPDGRRRLRKPDKGQLFALVALLIGAVVFVANIDLGGPANRYVWPVLLTGAGVVLVWRQADNARRAQWTGDGRRRGLLQLARGLAGVALVGMGLTVFVVVRGSAAQLGNVLTAALAVIAGVALLAGPWLVRMTQDLSEERLMRIRAQERAEVAAHVHDSVLHTLTLIQRNADDAGEVRRLARAQERELRNWLYRPEGTGKEEDEEPTMLADAVKRAAAEVEDKHGVPLEVVVVGDCPLDEKLTAQMQAAREAMVNAAKYGGEGGPVQVYAEVEGRTVFVSVRDRGPGFDPDAVPEDRMGVRESIVGRMQRNGGTARLRSVPGGGTEVELEMERADG
- a CDS encoding M23 family metallopeptidase, with amino-acid sequence MNDQHPHAGYDAYATGSFDTDPLFGAMPGGYEDGHLTHGGQYDSGQYDATQWSSGSPAGHEVYGDPQHAYGQQYDATHFDGAQYDATGQWDANAWNEAGQFTATQFESATQTYDTGGQWATAGYGAATSYETGAYDATAWNSAGADATAVHPQYGDHTGQLSGTGHSEYPAYGEQHDPAGTFAHEQLTPAAEFGTSHETQPGTASGYETETGHDTEPGFGGEAATDSAAEHSDHSDHSEHSGYEPERPTASDAYDGEPESGHGHGHGHEAELIADAATVAAPAVTLPSAASARPVRRAGGARGRRRTPAKRSALLTVAVPSVCVMGVAGVAAASVGGLTDGEQQKDDNTAVTAADPSSVKPVAANNALDTQLAALNADVRDFGDRASRTQERIDLKARQEAERKKREEEAALRERLRPKFALPVAQHGLSAYYGQAGVNWMSMHTGIDFPVSYGTPVMAATDGTVRTQWNSAYGNMAIVTAADGTETWYCHLSSTKIRSGKVKAGEVIAYSGNSGNSTGPHLHFEVRPGGGSAIDPLSWLRSHGLSPT
- a CDS encoding C40 family peptidase, with the protein product MPALASHRKPRSRTRTNTPAVGITTAAIAGVSLLSAQNATADPKPSIEEVQKKVDDLYRQAGSSTQEYNKAKESTEQQRRKVDRALDEAAERTEALNESRRALGSYAAAQYRTGAVTPTAALLFADNPQSYADQTQLMDRLTEQQRGAVADHETQRAEAAKQRAQATRSLETLTDSQDSLRARKQAVQKKLAEARELLSQLTAEERARLAELERKKEEEARRKAEARAKAEAEAEAEAERQLQEREQREREQAGTDTGTGTGTGAASGTTGGTYAAKAEKVLSFARAQIGKPYVWGATGPSSYDCSGLTQAAWRAAGVDLPRTTWDQVKAGQSVATADLLPGDLVFFYDDISHVGIYIGDGKMIHAPKPGANVREESIYYMPIHSSIRPA
- a CDS encoding esterase/lipase family protein; the protein is MGFLPLLPMRMSVTLLRATALELAILTARVIVYPSGLFPERRSPGPAAGPPHPDGPSHLGTTPHPDGPTLPDSPDAGTPDDPSDLPGSPALPALPAQSSPYPPAVLLHGFVDNRSVFVLLRRCLVRQGGRHVESLNYSPLTCDIRTAAELLGRHVEEICARTGRQRVDIVGHSLGGLIARYYVQRLGGDRRVRTLVTLGTPHAGTRVAPLASAHPIVRQMRPDSAVIEELQAPAPGCRTRFVSFWSDLDQIMVPLETARLEHPDLIVRNVHVSGIGHLALPVHPAVAAGIREALDAPETESESPGAVSVA
- a CDS encoding C40 family peptidase translates to MAAHRKPRQRTLPGTAARLSATLALAGAATATAFEGAGHAEPLPGPDEVRAGADRLYQEAEAETEKYNGAKEKADTARREAGELRDEAARRTQRLNASRDALGSFATAQYRAGGLDPALRLVLHSDPARYLAGAELTERVGDRQAAALAAVRRQMRELEQVRAEAGERLAELEEQRAHVAHHRAEVRKKLAAAEALLARLTPEQRAAYAGRDGAATGRADRDTVRTAPAADAPNPRAAQAVAYAYGALGKPYVWGATGPSAFDCSGLTQAAWRSAGVALPRTTYTQINAGQRVPRSRLAPGDLVFFYSGVSHVGLYIGGGRMIHAPRPGAPVRIAPIDQMPYAGATRIA
- a CDS encoding LuxR C-terminal-related transcriptional regulator, with translation MTEQTDAAEGTERRVRVVLVDDHRMFRAGVQAEIGRTEETGVEVVGEAADVDQAVTVITATRPEVVLLDVHLPGGGGVEVLRRCAGLAAAAERPVRFLALSVSDAAEDVIGVIRGGARGYVTKTITGADLVDSIFRVQEGDAVFSPRLAGFVLDAFASTDAPPVDEDLDRLTQREREVLRLIARGYAYKEIAKQLFISVKTVESHVSAVLRKLQLSNRHELTRWATARRLV
- the pcrA gene encoding DNA helicase PcrA; this encodes MSSLFDDSFLADLQRTAAPEEPPPPEDDEHPPADEVPHDLFEGRFDLPPSGDVHYRNGAPRPVIDPAALLDGLNEQQRAAVVHTGSPLLIVAGAGSGKTRVLTHRIAHLLATRDVHPGQILAITFTNKAAGEMKERVEQLVGPRARAMWVSTFHSACVRILRRESKRLGFTSSFSIYDAADSKRLMALVCRDLDLDPKRYPPKSFSAKISNLKNELIDEEAFADQAGGGDAQAGGFEKTLAEAYRMYQARLREANALDFDDIIMTTVHLLQAFPDVAEHYRRRFRHVLVDEYQDTNHAQYTLVRELVGTGHDDLGPAELCVVGDADQSIYAFRGATIRNILQFEEDYPDATTILLEQNYRSSQTILSAANAVIERNESRRPKNLWTNAGAGAQITGYVADTEHDEAQFVADEIDRLTDAGGAKAGDVAVFYRTNAQSRVFEEIFIRVGLPYKVVGGVRFYERKEVRDVLAYLRVLANPEDNVPLRRILNVPKRGIGERAEAMIDALALRERITFPQALRRVDEAYGMAARSANAVKRFNTLMEELRTIVDSGAGPAVVLEAVLERTGYLAELQASTDPQDETRIENLQELAAVALEFEQERGAEEGAGTLAEFLEQVALVADSDQIPDEDEEGSGVITLMTLHTAKGLEFPVVFLTGMEDGVFPHMRALGQTKELEEERRLAYVGITRARERLYLTRSSMRSAWGQPAYNPPSRFLEEIPDAHLQWKRTGPMAAPAGPTSGIASALSSSRSRSGPSGFATRRTTDKPVIALAVGDRVTHDQFGLGTVMAVTGSGADAQATIDFGDTKPKRLLLRYAPVEKL